The following are from one region of the Sorghum bicolor cultivar BTx623 chromosome 2, Sorghum_bicolor_NCBIv3, whole genome shotgun sequence genome:
- the LOC8072260 gene encoding UDP-N-acetylglucosamine--dolichyl-phosphate N-acetylglucosaminephosphotransferase yields the protein MAVRRRPAAAAAGDPPPQAPPADAAAAAPEEPVLRPPNLRVAAVAVVIFLAPFSYLAFVHYPLGADLQRSILKCGAMSLVGFYVALKLIPVAARYHLRRRMFGYDINKKGLPTGQIKVPEALGLVVGIVYLVIAIIFQQFHYAPDSIWLVEYNAALTSVCFMILLGFVDDVLDVPWRVKLALPTFAALPLLMAYAGGTSIIIPKPLTPYVGLTVLELGLFYKLFMLLLAVFCTNSINIHAGLNGLEVGQTVVISAAVLIHNVMRIASSTDIETQQAHEFSIYLVLPFLTISLALLAFNWYPSIVFVGDTYTYFAGMALAVIGILGHFSETLLLFFLPQVLNFLCSVPQLFHFVPCPRHRLPRFDPETGLLTGTKDGNLVNIFLRLFGKCSEKVLCIRLLIFQALCCVFCFWLRYMLTGWYK from the exons ATGGCCGTCCGCCGCAGGCCCGCGGCGGCCGCTGCCGGGGACCCGCCTCCGCAGGCGCCACCGGCagatgcggcggcggcggcgccagagGAACCGGTCCTCCGGCCGCCGAACCTGCGCGTGGCCGCTGTGGCGGTGGTGATCTTCCTCGCGCCCTTCTCGTACCTCGCGTTCGTGCACTACCCGCTGGGCGCCGATCTGCAGCGATCCATCCTCAAATGCGGCGCCATGAGCCTCGTTGGCTTCTACGTCGCGCTCAAGCTAATCCCTGTCGCGGCCCGCTACCACCTCCGCCGCCGGATGTTCGGCTACGACATCAACAAGAAAGGCTTGCCCACGGGCCAAATCAAAGT gcCTGAGGCACTAGGTCTTGTTGTGGGGATTGTCTACTTGGTCATTGCTATTATATTTCAGCAGTTTCACTATGCCCCAGACTCCATT TGGCTTGTTGAATATAATGCAGCATTGACATCAGTCTGCTTTATGATTCTTCTTGGATTTGTTGATGATGTTCTTGATGTTCCATGGAGAGT GAAACTGGCGTTGCCAACTTTTGCAGCACTCCCATTGCTGATGGCATATGCTGGTGGCACTTCCATTATCATTCCAAAGCCTTTAACTCCTTATGTTGGACTAACAGTTTTGGAGCTAG GTTTATTTTACAAGCTATTCATGCTCTTGTTAGCAGTCTTTTGTACAAACTCGATAAATATACACGCTGGTTTAAATGGACTTGAAGTTGGGCAGACAGTTGTTATATCTGCTGCG GTTTTGATACATAATGTAATGCGCATAGCATCTTCTACAGACATTGAAACTCAGCAAGCTCATGAATTCTCTATTTATCTTGTCTTGCCTTTCCTAACCATTTCATTAGCTTTGCTAGCTTTTAACTG GTACCCTTCAATTGTTTTTGTTGGTGATACCTACACATATTTTGCTGGAATGGCTTTGGCTGTGATAGGAATTTTGGGGCATTTCAG CGAGACGTTATTGCTCTTCTTTTTACCTCAAGTTCTAAATTTCTTGTGTTCAGTCCCACAG CTCTTTCACTTTGTTCCTTGCCCAAGACATAGGTTGCCGAG GTTTGATCCTGAAACTGGTCTTTTGACTGGTACGAAAGATGGGAATCTGGTTAATATATTCCTTAGGTTATTTGGAAAGTGTTCAGAGAAGGTCCTTTGCATAAGGCTCCTTATTTTTCAG GCTCTATGCTGCGTATTCTGCTTCTGGCTAAGGTACATGCTTACCGGATGGTACAAGTGA
- the LOC8072262 gene encoding uncharacterized protein LOC8072262, with the protein MSQTSSAGSSRQGGLGYDGRGLPVPYRVPPLAYEPSMFCNCKPKLKAKRFISWSQAQPGRRYLRCQKVRSCDECGFYQWVDEECSPWYKQLLRDLRDAVWTLKDDLAAKEGELQALSNQLVALEVQLEEKKKEADEKQVELDLKHQELDLKQQELNDKEQQLIAKQVMLEGNDMALEAMKGKLKTKNQCIDALVLMCLVLVVFLSK; encoded by the exons ATGTCACAGACAAGCTCGGCGGGTTCGAGCAGGCAGGGTGGCCTCGGCTACGACGGCCGTGGGTTGCCGGTGCCGTACCGCGTCCCGCCGCTGGCGTACGAGCCCAGCATGTTCTGCAACTGCAAGCCGAAGCTCAAGGCTAAAAGGTTCATCTCGTGGAGCCAAGCTCAGCCCGGTCGGAGGTATCTCCGCTGCCAGAAAGTCAGG AGTTGCGATGAATGCGGGTTCTACCAATGGGTCGACGAGGAATGCTCTCCATGGTACAAGCAGCTGCTGAGAGACCTGCGTGATGCAGTGTGGACCTTGAAGGACGATCTGGCGGCCAAGGAAGGAGAATTGCAGGCCCTGTCCAATCAGTTGGTTGCTCTGGAGGTTCAGttggaggagaagaagaaggaggctGATGAGAAGCAGGTGGAGCTGGATTTGAAGCACCAGGAGCTGGATTTGAAGCAGCAGGAGCTCAATGACAAGGAGCAGCAGCTGATAGCCAAGCAGGTGATGTTGGAGGGCAATGACATGGCATTGGAGGCAATGAAAGGCAAGCTGAAGACCAAGAATCAGTGcattgatgcacttgtgctcatGTGTTTGGTCCTGGTGGTTTTCCTGAGCAAGTAG
- the LOC110432276 gene encoding ubiquitin carboxyl-terminal hydrolase 24 isoform X2 gives MSGGGGEKMLLFGSFTEDETKLFQGQPLKSPTKSTSKECERMEIQFGTLNFSVLNLEKISISSVVLPAKSANGDTSAITKENPCGNEKKAAGSSLPNGGPVVTNGCPPVNVPADNGVFENVAKTETVVPSVVPVKSISNPTPQMTLEVHKDVIEPTQSRKLDKEREIIENGSPVVETPIVAAPVEEAVTSLNKKPSQNMPLLPHGLRNTGNICFLNATLQALLSCSPFVHLLQDLRNRSIPKVGYPTLNAFVELISQFDVADESVIKKNEKAITVAAKPLNPAMFDAVLRNFTPDVPAGVTARPRQEDAQEFLSFAMDRMHDELLKLNGNGSDSKEGMVVSSVDDDAWETVGRKNKSAIVRTQSFVPSELSAIFGGQLQSVVKATGNKASATVQPFLLLHLDIFPDAVQTLNDALHLFSTPESLEGYRTAAGKESKTQEQEKKRRNRMSM, from the exons atgagcggcggcggcggtgagaAG ATGTTGCTGTTTGGGTCCTTTACAGAGGACGAGACTAAGTTGTTCCAGGGTCAGCCTCTCAAAAGCCCAACTAAAAGCACCAGCAAAGAATGTGAGCGGATGGAGATCCAGTTTGGCACCCTGAACTTTTCAGTGCTGAATTTAGAGAAGATATCTATTTCAAGTGTTGTTCTTCCAGCAAAATCAGCAAATGGCGATACCAGTGCCATCACAAAGGAGAATCCATGCGGTAATGAAAAGAAAGCTGCAGGATCAAGCCTTCCAAATGGTGGACCAGTTGTGACTAATGGATGCCCCCCTGTTAATGTTCCTGCTGACAATGGTGTATTTGAGAATGTGGCGAAGACAGAGACTGTTGTCCCATCAGTTGTGCCTGTCAAAAGCATCAGCAATCCAACACCACAAATGACGTTGGAGGTGCACAAGGATGTCATCGAACCCACTCAAAGCAGAAAGTTAGACAAGGAAAGGGAAATTATTGAAAATGGTAGCCCAGTTGTCGAGACACCCATTGTTGCAGCTCCAGTGGAAGAGGCAGTCACAAGCCTAAATAAGAAACCCTCTCAGAACATGCCCTTGCTTCCACATGGTTTGAGGAACACAGGAAATATCTGCTTTCTGAATGCAACTTTGCAGGCATTGCTTTCATGCTCGCCTTTTGTCCACCTATTGCAGGATTTGAGGAACCGTAGTATACCTAAG GTTGGCTACCCAACTCTGAATGCATTTGTTGAGTTGATCTCTCAGTTTGATGTGGCGGATGAGTCAGTTATCAAGAAAAATGAGAAGGCTATTACTGTTGCTGCAAAACCACTTAATCCTGCCATGTTTGATGCTGTTCTCAGAAACTTTACACCAGATGTGCCGGCTGGAGTAACTGCTCGACCAAG GCAGGAAGATGCTCAAGAGTTTTTAAGTTTTGCCATGGATAGAATGCATGATGAACTGCTGAAGCTTAATGGCAATGGATCAGATTCAAAGGAGGGTATGGTTGTTTCTTCTGTGGATGATGATGCTTGGGAGACAGTTGGACGAAAGAACAAATCTGCAATAGTTAGAACTCAGAGTTTCGTTCCCTCTGAGCTAAGCGCTATTTTTGGAGGGCAGCTACAGAGTGTTGTGAAAGCTACAG GCAACAAAGCATCAGCTACTGTTCAGCCCTTCCTACTGCTCCATCTTGATATATTCCCAGATGCTGTTCAGACACTTAATGATGCACTTCATCTGTTCTCTACTCCCGAATCTTTGGAAGGATACAGAACAGCTGCTGGAAAG GAATCGAAAACACAGGAACAGGAAAAAAAACGCAGGAATAGGATGAGTATGTAG
- the LOC8072261 gene encoding protein EARLY RESPONSIVE TO DEHYDRATION 15, with amino-acid sequence MSTVAAMASSSLNPNAPLFIPAAYRQVEDFSPEWWELVKTTAWFRDHWFRQHQLHEAAYDAAFAADAADDFDVAALLPDDSVDLLDMVDTDDLFYAPDVHHHQAAKPAPAPGYDLDVLRALSVSSPRAAATVVAAPSPQQQRYADKPAYHAGGRGAARRAIHQPR; translated from the coding sequence ATGAGCACCGTGGCAGCCATGGCGTCGTCGTCGCTGAACCCGAACGCGCCGCTCTTCATCCCGGCGGCGTACAGGCAGGTGGAGGACTTCTCGCCCGAGTGGTGGGAGCTCGTCAAGACCACCGCTTGGTTCCGCGACCACTGGTTCCGCCAGCACCAGCTCCACGAGGCCGCCTACGACGCCGCCTTTGCCGCCGACGCAGCGGACGACTTCGACGTCGCCGCGCTTCTCCCCGATGACTCCGTCGACCTCCTCGACATGGTCGACACCGACGACCTCTTCTACGCGCCCGACGTCCACCACCACCAGGCCGCcaagccggcgccggcgcccggGTACGACCTCGACGTGCTCAGGGCGCTCAGCGTCAGCTCCCCCAGGGCTGCCGCCACTGTCGTCGCCGCGCCGTCGCCGCAGCAGCAGAGGTACGCGGACAAGCCGGCGTACCACGCCGGCGGCAGGGGCGCCGCCCGCCGCGCCATCCACCAGCCTCGCTAG
- the LOC110432276 gene encoding ubiquitin carboxyl-terminal hydrolase 24 isoform X1 has translation MSGGGGEKMLLFGSFTEDETKLFQGQPLKSPTKSTSKECERMEIQFGTLNFSVLNLEKISISSVVLPAKSANGDTSAITKENPCGNEKKAAGSSLPNGGPVVTNGCPPVNVPADNGVFENVAKTETVVPSVVPVKSISNPTPQMTLEVHKDVIEPTQSRKLDKEREIIENGSPVVETPIVAAPVEEAVTSLNKKPSQNMPLLPHGLRNTGNICFLNATLQALLSCSPFVHLLQDLRNRSIPKVGYPTLNAFVELISQFDVADESVIKKNEKAITVAAKPLNPAMFDAVLRNFTPDVPAGVTARPRQEDAQEFLSFAMDRMHDELLKLNGNGSDSKEGMVVSSVDDDAWETVGRKNKSAIVRTQSFVPSELSAIFGGQLQSVVKATGNKASATVQPFLLLHLDIFPDAVQTLNDALHLFSTPESLEGYRTAAGKAGLVTARKSFKIHALSKIMIMHLKRFSYGNHGSTKVYKPLHFPKELVLSRELLSSPSTEGRKYELVATITHHGRDPYRGHYTAHAKHANGQWLRFDDDAVVPVAENDVLHDQAYVLFYKQV, from the exons atgagcggcggcggcggtgagaAG ATGTTGCTGTTTGGGTCCTTTACAGAGGACGAGACTAAGTTGTTCCAGGGTCAGCCTCTCAAAAGCCCAACTAAAAGCACCAGCAAAGAATGTGAGCGGATGGAGATCCAGTTTGGCACCCTGAACTTTTCAGTGCTGAATTTAGAGAAGATATCTATTTCAAGTGTTGTTCTTCCAGCAAAATCAGCAAATGGCGATACCAGTGCCATCACAAAGGAGAATCCATGCGGTAATGAAAAGAAAGCTGCAGGATCAAGCCTTCCAAATGGTGGACCAGTTGTGACTAATGGATGCCCCCCTGTTAATGTTCCTGCTGACAATGGTGTATTTGAGAATGTGGCGAAGACAGAGACTGTTGTCCCATCAGTTGTGCCTGTCAAAAGCATCAGCAATCCAACACCACAAATGACGTTGGAGGTGCACAAGGATGTCATCGAACCCACTCAAAGCAGAAAGTTAGACAAGGAAAGGGAAATTATTGAAAATGGTAGCCCAGTTGTCGAGACACCCATTGTTGCAGCTCCAGTGGAAGAGGCAGTCACAAGCCTAAATAAGAAACCCTCTCAGAACATGCCCTTGCTTCCACATGGTTTGAGGAACACAGGAAATATCTGCTTTCTGAATGCAACTTTGCAGGCATTGCTTTCATGCTCGCCTTTTGTCCACCTATTGCAGGATTTGAGGAACCGTAGTATACCTAAG GTTGGCTACCCAACTCTGAATGCATTTGTTGAGTTGATCTCTCAGTTTGATGTGGCGGATGAGTCAGTTATCAAGAAAAATGAGAAGGCTATTACTGTTGCTGCAAAACCACTTAATCCTGCCATGTTTGATGCTGTTCTCAGAAACTTTACACCAGATGTGCCGGCTGGAGTAACTGCTCGACCAAG GCAGGAAGATGCTCAAGAGTTTTTAAGTTTTGCCATGGATAGAATGCATGATGAACTGCTGAAGCTTAATGGCAATGGATCAGATTCAAAGGAGGGTATGGTTGTTTCTTCTGTGGATGATGATGCTTGGGAGACAGTTGGACGAAAGAACAAATCTGCAATAGTTAGAACTCAGAGTTTCGTTCCCTCTGAGCTAAGCGCTATTTTTGGAGGGCAGCTACAGAGTGTTGTGAAAGCTACAG GCAACAAAGCATCAGCTACTGTTCAGCCCTTCCTACTGCTCCATCTTGATATATTCCCAGATGCTGTTCAGACACTTAATGATGCACTTCATCTGTTCTCTACTCCCGAATCTTTGGAAGGATACAGAACAGCTGCTGGAAAG GCTGGTTTGGTGACAGCTAGAAAATCATTCAAGATACACGCGCTttcaaagataatgataatgcacTTGAAGAGGTTCAGTTATGGAAATCATGGGAGCACTAAAGTCTATAAGCCACTCCACTTCCCAAAAGAACTGGTTCTTAGTCGTGAGCTGCTGAGCTCACCATCTACAGAG GGTAGAAAATATGAGCTTGTTGCAACCATCACTCATCATGGGAGGGACCCTTACAGGGGGCACTACACTGCTCACGCAAAGCATGCCAACGGGCAATGGCTTCGCTTCGATGATGATGCTGTTGTGCCTGTTGCCGAGAACGATGTCTTGCATGACCAAGCATATGTCCTCTTCTACAAACAAGTCTGA